A window from Balaenoptera musculus isolate JJ_BM4_2016_0621 chromosome 8, mBalMus1.pri.v3, whole genome shotgun sequence encodes these proteins:
- the PHRF1 gene encoding PHD and RING finger domain-containing protein 1 isoform X6 gives MVCASPAEDVVTTWVQHREGPCCVADSPRSGVQTLKAELQCAAMDDDSLDELVDRSPGPDGRPRLRPAALTSDTEESSDAHSGGSEDDTCGEHSDGEDEEGDLEDGSGSEDSEEDGDDVDTLAAAAATRGALEASGAFNSDDDSESCPICLNAFRDQAVGTPENCAHYFCLDCIVEWSKNANSCPVDRTIFKCICIRAQFGGKILKKKSTKRPFAAMNVKPGAGGGAVCPASLGSAWERFPRLPPLHSHTPFLHLRASLLSSHGSHSRQGRSGCGAQTWERGQLSWTRLRRAHGRSMRAGDKIPVESARLGEDEDEDPTFCGVCGRSDREDRLLLCDGCDAGRYPEAACRDVPNTSGRGGEEVPVDEWFCPECAAPGAVPAADAGPVSEEEVSLLLADVVPTTSRLRPHAGRTRAIARTRQSERVRATVNRNRISTARRIQHVPRYLMSPLLDETIEAVAAGLSTAVYQRPGPRAPARRRRKAGRRKKVSGRKKTQSRSSVKSRSSGTRSRKRQGRVKKRKGKKIKNEATARSRIARTLGLRRPARGACIPSVYKPADPSLGLMRADIGAASLSLFGDPYELDPFDSSEEASASPASPLSAKRRILSRSALRSHQPVARPVSVGLSRRSAPAMAPQPEVDVDPGPDLLGSILSGQSFLMMNGADIVIHRDGSLSAKRAAPVSFQRNSVGPARGAEGAGSGPGLQPRGTQPGSGPESLGSSCPGRAAPGAPPAPPTPAHVPALTLGAAVRLDSLVTPQSGQAQTLSSVSRPSSKQSDGPRLNGDSKHPPPLRSAALKTLNGSSVSPPESTVLGQAPRPAPRRTDISELPRIPKIRRDDRRVGEVPAGGQRVEIPSSCISRLTGRGGPGQPGCGTRAEGEPSSRGAQEASTRSGGGPQPPAPLGPSRGKGVGATFESFRINIPGNTAHSGRVLSPGFCNTFRPVDSKAQRRESPAPLLSVRKTKQLKSEIYDPFNPTGSDSSSASSSPEHPGSGLLPSEITRTISVDSPKAPALPPVRCVTSYTVQTGVGKEPEPPQGPCGLPELQGEEEPAAQAQRPSPLEPWGDEDPPPRSSFFGSEGRTVTCVTAVEPDAPPSPDALPATTHRVVELRSPTRSRSRSSSRSGKKAQRPRAATREHRRARSGSRSSRSGDRSSRSASPPAGEGQAKRHQPKARDRRSSSDRSSSRERTKRRKAKDKSRERRRGSWGRGRRRSRSRSGSPGSSSHEHREGRRKKRRRSGSRSRGRECSPPSSLERARRPRHPRERRERPDRESAARLRDRRGSRERRRRRSRSPSPEHRPREHRRPRSREKRPRPRPHSPERKLAPKDASPAPLPQGEPRPDREPPTRPLALAGTDALLEGPEANKPPAEVPPVLEVPAEYPPEDLDYGDSVEAGHLFEDFSSEAIFMQLDDMSSPPSPESTDSSPERGLLPRPTGPLAGQQHDAGLAVAVIRREVSRIHGEDVVQPLPRMECPQEKHSLQQDAAEAATASCTLGGQAMGGGPAGKEEGPSQNPLLRAKALVKRVTWDLQEVESGAPAEDRGLPRKQPSGVATEHPPPCVGPQGRHFTGRRSPGKPRTRAPWLRSSRLLSLSPLTLVMCFQSLAFLMLTLLRYGARTCPPPRLCLRASHHTHLSASPRSSSSCRGACP, from the exons ATGGTCTGTGCGTCTCCAGCAGAAGACGTGGTCACGACGTGGGTACAGCACAGGGAAGGTCCCTGCTGTGTTGCTGACTCACCCAGAAGTGGGGTGCAGACCCTTAA AGCTGAACTCCAATGTGCAGCAATGGATGACGACAGCCTGGATGAGCTTGTGGACCGAAGCCCAGGGCCCGATGGCCGCCCGAGACTCCGTCCTGCCGCCCTGACCAGCGATACTG AAGAAAGCAGCGATGCCCACAGCGGGGGCTCTGAGGACGACACGTGCGGTGAGCACAGTGACGGCGAGGACGAGGAGGGGGACCTGGAAGACGGATCTG GTTCCGAGGATTCCGAAGAAGACGGCGACGACGTGGACACGTTAGCGGCAGCAGCGGCTACTCGGGGGGCACTGGAAGCCAGCGGTGCATTTAACTCTGACGATGATTCGGAGAGCTGCCCGATCTGTCTTAATGCTTTCAGGGACCAGGCGGTGGGGACACCCGAGAACTGTGCCCACTACTTCTGCCTCGATTGCATCGTGGAGTGGTCCAAG aaTGCCAATTCCTGTCCAGTTGATCGaactatatttaaatgtatttgtattcGAGCTCAATTTGGCGGTAAAATCTTGAAGAAG AAGTCGACTAAAAGGCCGTTTGCGGCCATGAACGTGAAACCCGGTGCTGGAGGTGGTGCTGTGTGCCCGGCCAGCCTGGGCTCTGCATGGGAGCGGTTTCCCAGACTTCCTCCTCTCCACTCGCACACACCTTTTCTGCATCTCCGAGCTTCTCTCCTCTCGAGCCACGGCAGCCACAGCAGGCAGGGAAGGTCAGGGTGTGGAGCCCAGACCTGGGAGAGGGGCCAGCTCTCTTGGACCAGACTTCGGAGGGCGCACGGCAGGAGCATGAGGGCTGGGGACAAG ATCCCAGTGGAGAGCGCCAGGCTTGGGGAGGACGAGGATGAAGACCCGACCTTCTGTGGGGTGTGCGGCAGGAGCGACCGTGAGGACCGTCTGCTGCTCTGCGACGGCTGCGATGCTGG ACGATATCCTGAGGCCGCTTGCAGAGATGTACCTAATACCTCAGGACGAGGGGGAGAG GAGGTGCCAGTGGACGAGTGGTTCTGTCCGGAATGTGCTGCCCCCGGGGCCGTCCCTGCTGCTG ACGCGGGTCCCGTGAGTGAGGAGGAGGTCTCCCTGCTCTTGGCCGATGTAGTGCCCACCACCAGCCGGCTTCGGCCACACGCGGGGAGGACCCGGGCCATTGCCAGGACACGGCAGAGCGAGAGGGTCCGAGCGACCGTGAACCGGAACCGGATCTCCACAGCCAGGAGGATCCAG CACGTCCCGAGGTACCTCATGTCTCCTCTGCTGGACGAGACCATCGAAGCCGTGGCCGCTGGGCTGAGCACAGCTGTGTACCAGCGCCCCGGGCCGCGAGCCCCTGCCCGTCGGAGGAGGAAAGCAG GAAGACGGAAGAAAgtgtcaggaagaaagaaaacccagTCCAGATCGTCTGTGAAGAGCAGGAGCTCGGGGACGAGGTCCAGGAAACGCCAGGGTCGcgtgaagaagagaaaagggaagaagataAAG AATGAAGCCACAGCTCGTTCCCGCATCGCACGGACGCTGGGCCTCCGCAGGCCAGCCCGTGGAGCCTGCATCCCCTCGGTGTACAAGCCTGCAGACCCCTCTCTGGGGCTGATGCGTGCAGACATCGGGGCAGCTTCTCTCTCCCTGTTTGGAGACCCCTATGAGCTGGACCCCTTCGACAG CAGTGAAGAGGCATCTGCGAGCCCTGCTTCCCCTCTGAGCGCCAAGAGGAGGATTCTGTCCCGGTCAGCCCTGCGGTCGCACCAGCCCGTGGCCAGGCCCGTCTCCGTGGGGCTGTCCAG GAGGAGCGCTCCCGCCATGGCGCCCCAGCCGGAAGTGGACGTGGACCCCGGCCCTGACCTGCTGGGGAGCATCCTGTCGGGCCAGAGCTTCTTGATGATGAACGGCGCCGACATCGTCATCCACCGCGACGGCTCCCTCAGCGCCAAGAGGGCAG cGCCAGTTTCTTTCCAGCGAAACTCAGTTGGTCCGGCCAGAGGGGCAGAAGGCGCCGGGTCTGGCCCCGGCCTGCAGCCCAGAGGGACTCAGCCAGGAAGCGGGCCAGAGAGCTTGGGGTCCAGCTGTCCAGGCAGGGCCGCCCCGGGCGCACCCCcggccccacccacccccgcccatGTCCCTGCGCTCACGTTGGGGGCAGCTGTGAGACTGGACTCCTTGGTGACCCCTCAGTCAGGCCAGGCGCAGACCTTGTCCAGCGTGAGCAGACCCAGCTCAAAACAAAGTGACGGCCCCCGACTTAATGGCGACAGCAAGCACCCTCCGCCTCTTAGGTCTGCAGCGTTGAAGACCTTGAATGGTAGCTCTGTTTCACCTCCCGAGAGCACGGTGCTGGGACAGGCCCCAAGACCAGCTCCCAGGAGGACGGACATCTCCGAGCTCCCCAGGATACCAAAGATCAGGAGAGATGACAGGCGGGTGGGCGAGGTCCCCGCCGGCGGGCAGAGAGTCGAGATTCCCAGCTCCTGCATCAGCCGGCTGACGGGCAGGGGGGGCCCCGGGCAGCCTGGCTGTGGCACCAGGGCGGAGGGTGAGCCCAGCAGCAGGGGTGCTCAGGAGGCCAGCACGCGCTCGGGGGgcggcccccagccccctgccccgcTGGGCCCCTCCCGGGGGAAGGGTGTCGGCGCCACCTTCGAGAGCTTCAGGATCAACATTCCGGGGAACACAGCCCATTCCGGCCGAGTCCTCAGCCCCGGCTTCTGTAACACGTTCCGGCCCGTGGACAGCAAGGCGCAGAGGAGAGAGAGCCCGGCGCCCCTCCTCTCCGTCAGGAAGACGAAGCAGCTCAAGAGCGAGATCTACGACCCCTTCAACCCCACGGGCTCTGACTCCAGCTCGGCCAGCAGCAGCCCCGAGCACCCAGGCTCCGGCCTCCTGCCCTCTGAGATCACGCGCACCATCTCCGTCGACAGCCCCAAGGCCCCCGCGCTGCCGCCCGTGCGCTGCGTCACCTCCTACACAGTGCAGACCGGCGTGGGGAAGGAGCCCGAGCCCCCCCAGGGGCCCTGCGGCCTGCCCGAGCTCCAGGGCGAGGAGGAGCCCGCAGCACAGGCACAGAGGCCGTCCCCGCTGGAGCCCTGGGGGGACGAGGACCCACCACCCCGCAGCTCCTTCTTCGGCTCAGAGGGGCGGACGGTGACTTGTGTGACTGCGGTGGAGCCGGACGCCCCACCCAGTCCGGATGCCCTGCCGGCGACCACCCACAGGGTCGTGGAGCTGCGGTCCCCCACCCGTTCCCGCTCCAGGTCCAGCTCCCGCAGCGGGAAGAAAGCCCAGAGGCCGAGGGCCGCCACCAGGGAGCACCGGAGGGCCCGCTCAGGGTCCCGCTCGTCCCGCTCGGGGGACAGGAGCTCGCGGTCCGCGTCGCCACCAGCAGGTGAGGGCCAGGCCAAGAGGCACCAGCCCAAGGCCCGGGATCGGAGGTCTTCCAGCGACCGCTCCAGCAGCCGCGAGCGCACCAAGCGGAGGAAGGCCAAGGAcaagagcagggagaggaggaggggctccTGGGGCCGAGGTCGGCGGCGGTCCCGCTCCCGCTCCGGCAGCCCAGGCAGCTCCTCCCACGAGCATCGcgagggcaggaggaagaagaggcgGAGGTCGGGGTCCCGGTCTCGGGGGAGGGAGTGCTCGCCCCCCAGCAGCCTGGAGAGAGCCCGGAGGCCCAGGCACCCCCGGGAGAGGAGGGAGCGGCCCGACAGGGAGAGTGCTGCGCGGCTCCGAGACAGGCGAGGCTCCCGGGAGAGGAGGCGGCGTAGGTCCAGGTCACCCAGCCCCGAGCACAGGCCCCGGGAGCACCGGCGGCCTCGGTCCCGGGAGAAGCGCCCACGGCCCCGCCCCCACTCCCCGGAGAGGAAGTTGGCCCCGAAAGACGCTTCTCCGGCACCCCTTCCCCAGGGGGAGCCCAGGCCGGACAGGGAGCCCCCGACCAGGCCCCTGGCCTTGGCAGGAACAGATGCCTTGCTGGAGGGGCCCGAGGCCAACAAGCCACCCGCAGAGGTCCCCCCAGTCCTGGAGGTGCCAGCCGAATACCCCCCCGAGGATCTGGATTACGGTGACTCCGTGGAGGCAGGGCACCTCTTTGAGGACTTTTCAAGTGAAGCCATCTTCATGCAGCTTGATGACATGAGCTCCCCGCCTTCCCCGGAGAGCACGGACTCCTCCCCAGAGCGAGGCCTCCTGCCCAGGCCCACTGGGCCCCTGGCTGGCCAGCAGCACGACGCTGGCCTGGCCGTGGCCGTCATCCGCAGGGAGGTGTCTCGGATCCACGGTGAAGATGTGGTGCAGCCCCTGCCCAGGATGGAGTGCCCTCAAGAGAAGCACTCGCTCCAGCAGGATGCGGCCGAGGCAGCCACAGCTTCCTGCACTCTGGGAGGCCAAGCCATGGGTGGGGGGCCAGCGGGGAAGGAGGAGGGCCCCTCTCAGAACCCCCTGCTGCGGGCTAAGGCGCTGGTGAAGAGAGTCACCTGGGACCTCCAGGAGGTGGAGAGCGGTGCCCCGGCTGAGGACAGAGGCCTGC cCAGGAAACAGCCTTCTGGCGTGGCCACAGAGCACCCACCCCCCTGTGTTGGCCCTCAGGGACGCCACTTCACAGGCCGCAGAAGCCCTGGGAAACCGAGGACGCGGGCCCCGTGGCTGCGTTCCAGCAGGCTCCTTTCTCTGAGCCCCCTCACCCTGGTTATGTGCTTCCAGAGCCTGGCTTTCCTGATGCTGACCCTTCTCAG GTACGGAGCCCgaacctgccccccaccccggctctGCCTCCGAGCGTCCCACCATACGCACCTGTCAGCCAGCCCGCGGTCCAGTTCCTCTTGCAGGGGAGCCTGCCCCTGA